GAGTCATTAATGCGTTAGTAGAGCATCTTGGGCATATCCCGTACAGGTTAGCATTTCTtattttaagttattaatatatctATTTAATTTTCTGATGAATGATCACATTTTAAACTGAAATTTAGGGATAGCAAGCTTACACGGTTACTTCGTGATTCACTGGGAGGAAGAACAAAGACATGCATTATAGCCACAGTTTCACCTGCAGTACACTGTTTGGAGGAAACCTTAAGTACACTGGATTACGCGCATAGggccaaaaatataaaaaataaaccagAGGTTAGTTAGATTATATTCTTCATTCTTTTAaactattaaatttttattatcttctAATGTGAAATCAAATGATTGATAGATAAGTAAAACATAACAAATAGTTTTTGAGAATGATGAAAGGATGATAGTTAAAAGAGATGAATAGCATTTCTCCCAAAATAAGCATGCTGTCGACTGTCTGGACATCTTTTATGTGCTCTCTCTTATTAGTTTAGCATTTGGTTATTAGCGTGGTTTATAGAGTAATGTATCTGCTGTTATCTGTATGGATTTTTACCCATTACTGAGGTCTGACATCTAATTTGAATACCAGATTGATCACCTTGTGGAACTAGCTTGTTTCTGTTTTCCAATTTAGAAGTAAACTTATATTAGGTTCCTTGAATGAAAGCTTTGATTTATTCAGagatgatcattttttttcttatatctgTTATCATGTATTGAATTTTGCTGACAGCTTCTTGGTACATGTCCTTTAATATGCAGCCTGAGTAAATAGGATACAACCTAGTGTTACCATGCCTCTTTGCTTTCGGAAAGTTTGGAATCAATGTCGAGAGTTTATGCTCTCAAGTTATTGTAGTTGAGCTTAAAAATTTAGTGGAGATGTCTTTTGGGACAATTTCCATCTCATGCAAATTCTTGTTTTCAGATATTCACGAGTTCAATGTCTTTGTAGGGTTTGGTTAGAATGGGTTGGTGCAAATGTTGCCAAATCTCAAAATAGTTGATAATGAATACTATTTCCTTAGGAGTTCACTCTGTTTTGGTTACTGTTAGGTTAACCAAAAAATGATGAAGTCAACTTTGATCAAGGATCTATATGGTGAAATTGAACGCCTAAAGGCAGGTGAGATAGATGTTTGTTGTTGGTGAAACAGTATAATGAATTTAGTGGCATCTGCGAAATTTAAGGTGGCTTCTCGTGCTTCCTGTTTTTCACCATTGTGATTTATTCAGAGGTTTATGCTGCACGTGAAAAAAATGGTGTCTATATTCCAAAGGAGCGGTACCATCAGGAGGAGAGTGAGAAAAAGGTATTGACATATCACCTAATTTTTGTCTTTTCATAATGCTTTTACTTGTATTTGTATCTTAGTATTCATACATTTTGAGTGGAATTTCCATAAATTGTTTCATTTTTATACGATTATGTGAATGTGAGGTTCACTTAATGATTCCGTGGCTTCAGTCGATGTTTGGCTTATTTTAACTTGTCTAATTTCTAAGAACAGACTTTTTTAGTGGGAGGTGTCCTTTTTCGACATGAAATAACAACTGGATACACATTGAATGTTGTTGATGCTCACCACCTGCATTCTCTGTTCTCAAATTTCTGAGTTTTTGATGTGTCTATTTTCTTCCCTTTTATGCATGTGTTCTATACCTTGAGCTTAGGCCATGGTAGATCAGATTGAGCAAATGGGGATTATGCTAGAAACCCATCAAAAGGTTTGTTCACGTGACACTAATATTAATGACCAAGTGTTTTCTTGTTACAAATTGTTGTGAtgtctcaactcattttatcatatttcaAGCAGCAACTTGAGGAACTGCACGATAAATATAACTTCCAAATCCTGCAATGCTCTGATTTGAGTCATAAACTGGATGTCACTGAGGTCATTCTCAATTCATAAGTTGTTGTACGTGCTTCAGAATTCTTGGGTCCATTTTTTGTCCTAATGTGGAGAAAACCATGCAGAAAAACTTAAATCAAACCAGAAAATTGCTTGCCAACTCTGAGGAGGAACTTAAGAAATGTCAGTATGCTTTGACAGAGAAGAATTTTGTCATCTCTGAACAGAGAAAAGCAGGTGTGCATGACTATCATCCTTTTTGACATTTGGATGCTATCTTGTGTGTTCATACTGTTGCTCAATGCGTGGAACAGAAAATGCACTGGCTCATCAAGCTTGTGTTTTACGATCTGATTTGGAGAAAGCTCTTCAAGATAATGCATCACTGTTTTCCAAAATTGGTATGCAGTTTCTAAATGATTTCAAAGCTTCAAACTCAGATATTGCCAAAACTTTTTAACATTCTGCTTTcctattgttttatgttgtagGAAGAGAAGACAAACTTAATGCTGATAACAGATTGGTGGTGAACAATTTCCAAGTTGAGCTTGCCCAACAAATTGGTTCGCTTTGCAACTTGGTGGAAACTTCATTGTCTGAGCAGAAAGAACACCTCCTGAGCGTTGAGAAACTTTCTCATTCTTTTACAGGCATACATGAGAAGGTATTGGATGACGCTTGTGGCGTAATTCTGATTAATAATTTGCGCTCACCTGATGTATTATCTGTTTTGAGATGACATGCTTTCTTTTAAAGGATGGTAGTGTTGTCATGTCATAAGCTTCATTCAACTTTGATTTAGTCACCTTGTTTCTACCTTTAGGCTGTTGTGGAAGTCAAGgaaaaaattacaactttgaggGCTTTGTATTTGTCTCATATTGAGGCAGTGCAAAACATTGTGCGTTTGCACAAGGCGGGTTCTAATGCTGGACTGGAGGAAATTTCTTCTCTGGCTGCTTCTAATGCTCATTCTATTGAAGAAGTAGGTGCAACAGATGAAGTTCCCTTGTGTCTATCCCCTATCATACCTCATGGATGGCTCTTTTTATTGTGGttataatcatttaattttctgtTTGTGAATCAGCTTTTAGGGTCAGAGGCCTGTGAAGCGGCTTCAATATTCAATGATCTTCAGAGTACTCTATCCTCTCACCAAGGAGAAATGGCTGTGTTTGCAAGGGAACTGCGACAGGTTTATGCCTTGATATTTACTTTGTCCTATTGTTCACAAAGGGTTATAGCTAGAACCCCTCCACTTCTaaacattaaattttgaaaggaaaaagaggaagcaTGACCGTTGGAAAGGTGTCCTTTCTTCACCCCCACTTGATATTCCTCCAAAAAATGTATATCCAATTTTTGATGGAccaaaatcaatgaaaaagggttattaatattttaatggaaAACTGAAGAATTTCTTCCAATTTTTTGCCTTCTTTTGATATGAGGTTTTAGTGAAAGTTCCTTAATTGGTCTACAAATGGTTCGATTTGATTTATGGAAAAATTTGAAACTGTCATCCTTCTCTcttatggttttaattttttgactaatttgaattcatattttcttttgttggttTTGAATTGAAAAGAGATTCAATGTTAGTGTTGAGCAAACAAGGGACATTTCTGATTTCTCTCAAGGATTTCTTCAAAAGCTTCTGGAAGAATCAAAGAGGCTTGAAAATTATGCAGTGCAAGCTGATGAAATTCATGTGAGAAGCATTGCAGAGTTTCAAAAGGCCTATGAGGTATGAAACAATTGAAGTTTTACTACACTTATTACTTCATTTGTGGAAATATCTTACATGTCGGGCATATCTTTTGCAGGAGCAGTCAAAATCTGAAGCAGACAAGCTTATAGCTGATGTAACCAGTCTGGTCACAAATCACATTCAGCGTCAAAAGAAGCTGGTCTGTTTTGTGTGTGGATTACTTTTATACGTTTTTAATTTCTGCTTCTATATCTTTCTCCAGAATTGTTTTAAGAGTTGAGCTGACAGGTTGACACAAGGCTTGTAGATCTCAAAGAAAGTGCTACTGCAAACAAGGCGTTCTTGGATGGACACGTTTCATCGATGGAGGGTATTACAACAGATGCAAAAAGAAAGTGGCAAACATTTTCTACACTGGCAGAAAATGATGCCAACGATAGTGCTGAATACTCTGCTGCTAAACATTGTCGTATGGAGGTACTCCTACAGCAATGGTAAGTTTGATTCAATGCCTTCTTCCGACTCTTGaaccatataattttttattactttatttgatattctctttctctctttggcGTAGTGTAAATACTTCTGAATCGGCTTTCGAGCACTTGAAAAGGACACACGTGTGTGTGAATGAGATGGGAAATAAACATGTTTCCGCAATGGTGTCACTAGTCAGGTCAGTGGCCAATGGGCTCTAGTGGATAGCTCTTTTATCCCTTTTATACGGTGGGAACAGGGGAAAGAAAAAGCCTTTTCTCTgtattattaaatattcaaGGTGCTTCTGCCTTTGTTTTTCGTTTGACAACTCTTTCTAGCTCGACCTAATGGATGCGTCATAATCATGTAGTAAAAGAAAAGTATGGTCGCATCTTTATTTCTTCTCTTGATGTTATGACCTTTAATGCAGGAGTGCTTCTGATAGCAATGAACAGCATGACGTTGAGATTAGTTCTGCACGGGTTGCAGCTGAGCAAGATGTGTCAAGGAATTGTGAGGATGTTCTTCAGCATGTTGATAGTGAGTATTATGCTTAGAGATTTGCTTGAATATGGTCTTGTTTATATCTGACTTGCAAATTCACATATGATATACCAGTAAATCACGTCTAAATTTTCCATATCCGTTGACTGTGGATCTGCTTGATAAAGGTAGATAAATTGAATATAGGTTTCAATCTTTTAGATGTGTCTTTAGATTCCACTGACATGACTTGACATTTCACACCGTAATTAATGAATGATATGCTTTTCTATATCTATTTTTGTTATCACGATTCTCTTAAGCTAGATTACTCATGCGTAATCTTGATCTTAAAAATGATGTTAATTGGGATCACCACTCTATGGTTATGGGTGATTACTAACTACGTTGTCATTTATTTCATTTGTAGAACTTGAACTGGGACTAAATTATAAACCTAGTTTTGgtctaaaatataatgaaaCTTCAACATTATTGTTTTAAGAAGTGTCTGATATCTGAGTTACGTTTGATTTGGGTTATATTTAAGTTGGCtttgcttattttatatttgaccTATTTTTGAATTGTCTATGGTTATTTGCATATTTATTTCTATAGATAAAGATGAGAATGATTAAAGTTTGATGATATAAAAGTTATAACTATTATTGTTGCTAGTTTTGCGTCTAGGGATCACAGATGTGATGTTTTCCTCGTGAACATTGCTACAGGTGTATCTGAGCAGGAGCAAAGCTCTATATCTGGAATTTTGGAGATTGTGAAAGCCCATCAAAATAACCTTCAAGTTTTCAGGGAGGATCACTCTAGCCAAGCAGCGTGTATAGAAGAGAAGGCACAGAACACCTTCCAGCAGCGATATATGGTATGTTACTTTTCTTATCATGGTTAGGATACTGACTTGTACTTCTGCTATGGGTTTATGCCGAGAGCATCTCAGAAATCAACCTGAGGTTGATACCTACTTTTTtcctctgagagagagagagaacaaatatCCTAGTTCTCTCTTATAATTCATTGCCTTCAGTTTCTCCCTAAACCCACTTAATATGATAGGTAAATAGGTAAATGTATCATGATTATCCGCTGAATGCATGTGTCAAGGCATTTTTGAGGCGCAGTCGTGGCTTTGTTTAAGTGTTCAAAACTGCGAGAGCAACAAGCTTGCGCTCGTTCCGTTTACTTTGTACACAAACCAGTCCATTAAGCATGCATGTTCTTAAATGGTGTGTGCAGGATTACGAGGCTAGTGGCACAACGCCAACAAGATGTGAGCCAGAGGTCCCGAGTAAGGGGACCATCGAGTCACTCCGAGCCATGCCGATGGAAGCCCTCATCGAGGAATTTCGGGAAAATCATTCATATGTATCCTTTGACGTGAAGGAATCTAAACCTTCGCTTATACCACGCTCACCGCTCATCCAACTGAACTAAAAATTGTTGGAGTCTTGGCTCATTTGCATGCGTAATGGAACGAAATATGTATCTGTATTATTGTAAGAATGCAGCAGACGGAGGTAGGAGGGTGTAATATTGTCTATGTCCAGTATAGAGTATTAGTGAATCCTGTCTCGGGATTTAGCAACTAGTTTCAATTTGCTATAAAGAACGTGTATCGACGCAAAGTTGGGTTcatgattaaaatatatttttggaaCACTATTGAATAATAACACCTTCGATGTTATTTAGGGCACCGTAATGTGtgacataaaaaaacaaaaaaaaaatacctttgtTAAGTTTGTCGATTTGCCGTGACATTGGGTCTTTAATCTCAGTAGTCGAGAGATAAAATAATGGAAAAGGATAGACATGACTCTCTTTTACTAtctttatacaattattatgtTTTAAGATTCGGTTTGactgtataaaatttttattttaaattttaaatttttattttatcattataatttttttaaattatcatgtaaaatatataactaatttaattttttttaactttttcaaaatttaaaataataataatatttaattttttatctcaaaattctTACTTCTGACTTAAAAGAGATgtgttttgataaaataatttataaatgtaacatcattttctaaatatatattcatttaaaatatgatttttttaaagtagttaCATAAAAAGATTGTACGTATATTCTTACTCTTCTTTTGTGTGGTTCTCTCTTCTCGAAAATAGCAATACCAAATCTATAGAAAAGCCACGAATTTACGTGTGGATAAGACTGTGGTGCAGCAGTAACGTTAATTTGGGCTCAACAACCAGTAAGAAAACTGCTTGGACACGAAAATGTATTTAATTGAGattcaattacattaataaaataagatgaaatattttaaatagtaataaataaaatataataaataatttaattttttttaattttaatattatattaaaattaaaaaaaataaattatttattatattttatatgaaaattttaaaaaattataataataaattgagataaaatttttgattttatgtAACGAATCCGGCCCTCATTGTATCATTAATCATTCTCCTCATGGTTGGTTGAAGcggaatatataatataataagatGCTCGTTCCTAAGATCTTGGGTTAATTCAAATGTGAAGAATTATGTGTCATTCGTCTAGTATCGATCTTCATATGGTACTTCATGCAGATCAAGAGTCGGACTGCAGTGTAGGATGATGATCTGAGCAGCAAAACCAATACTTTTCATTGATAATTAATTGTACATGCACGGGGAATTAAACTCCATGGCTGATGATGGCTACCCCCaccgaccaaaaaaaaaaaaaaaaaagaaaaaaagaaaaagaaaatccgaTATAACTGGTGGTTGGAGAAATATTGGGGATAAAATCTTATCCAGACAATGGTTGGGAGTAAAATCTTTATCCGAACTGTAAATCTACTATCAATCCCTAAAAACGGGGTGGCCTGCAGGTTACTGAATCGATTaggatatttatgaaaataGCCTCCATTAATATCCCACAataacccaaaaaaagaaaaacacttaTTAAAAGGAAAACGCAATTCAGTctaaaatagagagaaaaagaaaactgaaaaccattaattaattaatgaaagtAGCATTCTCCTCATTTAAGACTCCATAATTACTTGTATATCTGGAATTttcctttatatatttattttttgaaatctgtaattgttttgttttgttggtagtatcaaaatgaaatattttggttGCATTTGTTATTATAATTCCTATTATTAATAGTAATGGATAAACCTCGGTGGCCGCCAgccttttaatttttagggtATGCTAGAAACCAGATCAACACCCCAGAAAAGAAGGAGAGAAGTTAAGGAACTGCCTCCTGgttaattttaatgtttatcCTTTGtaattctaattatttttttagacgattctctctctctctctctctctctctctctctctctctctgtgagagGTGTTTGTGTATTCATATGCTCACTTCCACTATATATATGCACCCTGCATCTCTATTCTCTCGTACAAATTATATTCTATCCCAAGGCTTCTCAAATTATAAGCTTTCCTTTGTGCTTCTTCTTTTTGGCGTTTGTTAATGGACGCCTCAAAGTTTCTTTCGTGTTTTTTATTAGTTTGCTTTCTTTGTATGGTTTGCAACAATGGTTTTGTCAAAGCGTCCCACAAGGTTCACCCAGAGTTGCAGTCTATGAATGCCGTTGAGGTTAAACAACTTCATAGAACTGGGTTCCATTTTCAGCCTCCTAAGCATTGGATCAACGGTATGTTTTTTCCCAGTAGTACCCTAGAAAGAAACTACTACGCACGCACGCACaaacttctctattttttatttacttcttCAA
This genomic interval from Carya illinoinensis cultivar Pawnee chromosome 10, C.illinoinensisPawnee_v1, whole genome shotgun sequence contains the following:
- the LOC122280094 gene encoding kinesin-like protein KIN-5C, with protein sequence MSGRHEKEKGVNVQVLLRCRPFSDEELRSNAPQVVTCNEYSREVSVSQNIAGKHLDRVFTFDKVFGPSAQQRDLYDQAVIPIVNEVLEGFNCTIFAYGQTGTGKTYTMEGECKRSKSGPNGELPPEAGVIPRAVQQIFDTLEGQNAEYSVKVTFLELYNEEITDLLAPEELSRVASEDKTKKQLPLMEDGKGGVLVRGLEEEIVTSASEIFTLLERGSAKRRTAETLLNKQSSRSHSLFSITIHIKEATPEGEELIKCGKLNLVDLAGSENISRSGAREGRAREAGEINKSLLTLGRVINALVEHLGHIPYRDSKLTRLLRDSLGGRTKTCIIATVSPAVHCLEETLSTLDYAHRAKNIKNKPEVNQKMMKSTLIKDLYGEIERLKAEVYAAREKNGVYIPKERYHQEESEKKAMVDQIEQMGIMLETHQKQLEELHDKYNFQILQCSDLSHKLDVTEKNLNQTRKLLANSEEELKKCQYALTEKNFVISEQRKAENALAHQACVLRSDLEKALQDNASLFSKIGREDKLNADNRLVVNNFQVELAQQIGSLCNLVETSLSEQKEHLLSVEKLSHSFTGIHEKAVVEVKEKITTLRALYLSHIEAVQNIVRLHKAGSNAGLEEISSLAASNAHSIEELLGSEACEAASIFNDLQSTLSSHQGEMAVFARELRQRFNVSVEQTRDISDFSQGFLQKLLEESKRLENYAVQADEIHVRSIAEFQKAYEEQSKSEADKLIADVTSLVTNHIQRQKKLVDTRLVDLKESATANKAFLDGHVSSMEGITTDAKRKWQTFSTLAENDANDSAEYSAAKHCRMEVLLQQCVNTSESAFEHLKRTHVCVNEMGNKHVSAMVSLVRSASDSNEQHDVEISSARVAAEQDVSRNCEDVLQHVDSVSEQEQSSISGILEIVKAHQNNLQVFREDHSSQAACIEEKAQNTFQQRYMDYEASGTTPTRCEPEVPSKGTIESLRAMPMEALIEEFRENHSYVSFDVKESKPSLIPRSPLIQLN